Proteins encoded within one genomic window of Granulicella pectinivorans:
- a CDS encoding TonB-dependent receptor produces the protein MTLPLSTKRFCTFAATALVFLGSLIPASAQTSGVGNIAGTIKDSTGALVPNVTVVIINTDTGISRTVTTTGAGEYTASFLQPGHYEVIIGGGAYSKVDRKDLSVTVGQILSVDAVLTAGSVSTQVQVTSDAPILDTDKTEVSQTIGQQLIGNLPVASRNWSSFVLNTPNVVPDGGTGMVSFRGISGLYNQNYVDGANNNQMLFSEARGRSSGAPYVYSLDAIKEFQAETSNYSVEFGQAAGGQVNAITKSGTNTLHGDLFYYLRYPTLNALDPQTKYNAKFNTTNTAAAAFLLTQPIHQQQQFGGSVGGPIIKDRLFFWFTYDGFRRVGKALYYNNNPITQTPTASNSGGTLISPTQCPTTITSTQCASAINFILNNGFGAPTRFSKQNILFPRIDWHINSKNDMFVNFNGANFDSTYGYSGASTFSGSSPTTNGPTSYHERFLIAGLTTQISGRSINQVHFQYGRDLETAGANAAAPSVGIGTLTYGMPNALPRTAEPDEKRTQFTDVFSTSRGHHTFKFGGDVNLVHEVMINLFQGGGIYSYSGTNNQTNFANWAADSFRGQPGNTDPYAGYHFTSFVQTVDVLNPPAKAGLDDFWMKMFDGFAEDSWKILPNLTVNVGVRYDIQITPPPIKNNTNYGALSTKYSSTIKNTSRVQPRIGIAWSPYEGTVVRAGYGLFSALNQGSTYYAMRVENGVIQVNYNFTGCGSTCTASSAAAVGLQFPNVPFLPPGPPLSTAVVPTGATQPAVSGSGALGSQSFHGLDPNFVPPYAHEAELGIEQQLPGKMSLSVGYVGTRGMRLPVFVDANLVGQTPHGLRSYNVLDGTAAHNLVSQITVPVYLISDRINPALQSYNTGFSVANTWYHSLAVSVRRPFRNGLELIGNYTWSHATDTGQVQGTNGTFYGGDTPLDPNKFSRDNGNSDIDIRNRFVMSAVYQPKIMEDNKWVKHGLDDFLFSTGFTASGGQPIFLAMSGTVYSGGAGSYGSGGNIYGGAISSGSGIATTGRPPQIGRNSIYAPGYYNWDMRVTREIPIWDRVKFQLIGEAFNVMNNRIITGVNGTYSQYTSTAATGATAAYCPTGGAAPAGSALQGCILPFTGTGSSAFGAPSTTGNSLYGPRQLQISAKLSF, from the coding sequence ATGACCCTTCCCCTCTCTACCAAACGGTTCTGTACCTTTGCAGCGACCGCCCTGGTCTTTCTAGGCAGCCTGATTCCGGCCTCCGCGCAGACGTCGGGCGTGGGCAATATTGCCGGAACCATTAAGGACTCGACGGGCGCGCTTGTGCCGAACGTGACGGTCGTCATCATCAACACGGATACCGGCATCTCCCGTACGGTGACCACTACGGGTGCTGGTGAGTACACCGCTTCGTTTCTTCAGCCCGGCCACTACGAAGTGATCATCGGCGGCGGAGCGTACAGCAAGGTCGATCGTAAGGATCTTTCAGTGACGGTTGGTCAGATTCTGAGCGTCGATGCTGTGCTGACGGCCGGTTCTGTGAGCACGCAGGTTCAGGTCACCAGCGACGCTCCGATTCTGGATACGGATAAGACCGAAGTCTCGCAGACCATCGGACAGCAGTTGATTGGGAACCTTCCCGTCGCGAGCCGTAACTGGAGCTCCTTCGTTCTGAACACGCCGAACGTCGTGCCGGACGGCGGCACGGGCATGGTGAGCTTCCGCGGTATCTCGGGTTTGTACAACCAGAACTATGTGGACGGCGCGAACAATAACCAGATGCTGTTCTCCGAGGCGCGTGGCCGTTCTTCGGGTGCACCCTATGTTTATTCATTGGATGCGATCAAGGAGTTCCAGGCTGAGACCTCGAACTACTCCGTCGAGTTCGGTCAGGCTGCCGGCGGCCAGGTGAACGCGATCACCAAGTCGGGAACGAACACCCTCCACGGCGATCTGTTCTACTATCTGCGCTACCCGACTCTCAATGCGCTCGATCCGCAGACGAAGTACAACGCGAAGTTCAACACGACGAACACGGCGGCAGCGGCGTTCCTGCTGACGCAGCCGATTCACCAGCAGCAGCAGTTCGGTGGCTCGGTGGGCGGACCGATCATCAAGGATCGTCTGTTCTTCTGGTTTACCTATGACGGCTTCCGTCGCGTGGGCAAGGCACTTTATTACAACAACAATCCGATCACGCAGACGCCGACCGCAAGCAACTCGGGTGGAACGCTGATCTCCCCGACGCAGTGCCCGACGACGATTACGAGCACGCAGTGCGCTTCGGCGATCAACTTCATCCTGAACAACGGTTTCGGCGCTCCGACGCGCTTCTCAAAGCAGAACATCCTGTTCCCGCGTATCGACTGGCACATCAACTCGAAGAACGACATGTTCGTTAACTTCAACGGCGCGAACTTCGATTCGACCTACGGCTACAGTGGAGCCAGCACCTTCTCGGGCAGCTCGCCGACCACGAACGGTCCGACCAGCTACCATGAGCGCTTCCTGATTGCGGGCCTGACCACGCAGATCTCCGGACGTTCCATCAACCAGGTTCACTTCCAGTACGGACGCGATCTCGAGACGGCTGGCGCGAATGCCGCTGCTCCGAGCGTCGGGATCGGAACCCTGACCTACGGCATGCCCAACGCTCTTCCGCGTACGGCTGAACCGGACGAGAAGCGCACGCAGTTCACCGATGTCTTTTCGACCTCGCGCGGCCACCACACCTTCAAGTTCGGTGGCGATGTGAACCTCGTCCACGAGGTCATGATCAACCTGTTCCAGGGTGGCGGCATCTATAGCTACTCGGGCACGAACAACCAGACGAACTTCGCGAACTGGGCCGCTGATAGCTTCCGTGGCCAGCCGGGCAACACGGATCCCTATGCGGGATACCACTTCACCAGCTTTGTGCAGACGGTCGACGTGCTGAATCCGCCTGCGAAGGCCGGTCTCGATGACTTCTGGATGAAGATGTTCGATGGCTTCGCCGAAGACTCCTGGAAGATTCTTCCGAACCTGACGGTCAATGTGGGCGTGCGGTACGACATCCAGATTACGCCCCCTCCGATCAAGAACAACACCAACTACGGTGCGCTTTCGACCAAGTACAGCAGCACGATCAAGAACACGAGCCGTGTGCAGCCGCGTATCGGTATCGCGTGGTCGCCTTACGAGGGTACGGTAGTTCGCGCGGGCTACGGTCTGTTCTCTGCCCTGAACCAGGGTTCGACGTACTACGCGATGCGCGTCGAGAACGGCGTGATCCAGGTCAACTACAACTTCACCGGTTGCGGTTCGACCTGCACCGCGTCGAGTGCGGCTGCGGTCGGTCTGCAGTTCCCCAACGTCCCCTTCCTTCCGCCGGGGCCGCCGCTTTCGACGGCTGTGGTTCCGACCGGTGCGACGCAGCCTGCTGTCTCGGGTTCGGGCGCGCTTGGCTCGCAGAGCTTCCATGGTCTCGATCCGAACTTCGTTCCTCCGTACGCGCATGAGGCGGAGCTTGGTATCGAACAGCAGCTTCCGGGCAAGATGTCCCTTTCGGTCGGATACGTTGGAACGCGCGGTATGCGCCTCCCGGTCTTCGTCGATGCCAACCTGGTTGGACAGACGCCGCATGGTCTGCGCAGCTACAATGTACTCGATGGCACGGCTGCCCATAACCTGGTGAGCCAGATTACGGTTCCCGTCTACCTGATCTCGGATCGTATCAACCCTGCTCTGCAGTCCTACAACACGGGCTTTTCGGTTGCGAACACCTGGTATCACTCGCTTGCTGTAAGCGTTCGCCGTCCCTTCCGGAACGGTCTTGAGCTGATCGGTAACTATACCTGGTCGCACGCGACCGATACCGGTCAGGTCCAGGGTACGAACGGTACGTTCTACGGCGGCGACACCCCGCTCGATCCGAACAAGTTCAGCCGCGATAACGGAAACTCCGATATCGATATCCGCAATCGCTTCGTGATGAGCGCTGTGTACCAGCCCAAGATCATGGAAGACAACAAGTGGGTGAAGCATGGCCTGGACGACTTCCTGTTCTCGACCGGCTTCACTGCCTCGGGTGGTCAGCCGATCTTCCTGGCGATGAGCGGCACGGTCTATTCCGGCGGCGCGGGCAGCTATGGCTCGGGCGGCAACATCTACGGTGGTGCGATCAGCTCCGGTTCGGGTATTGCGACGACCGGCCGTCCCCCGCAGATCGGACGCAACAGCATCTACGCGCCGGGCTACTACAACTGGGATATGCGCGTCACGCGTGAGATTCCGATCTGGGATCGGGTCAAGTTCCAGCTCATCGGTGAGGCCTTCAACGTGATGAACAACCGCATCATCACCGGCGTGAATGGCACCTACTCGCAGTACACCTCGACGGCAGCTACAGGCGCGACAGCGGCCTACTGCCCGACGGGTGGTGCAGCTCCGGCTGGCTCAGCACTGCAGGGATGCATTCTGCCCTTTACCGGAACCGGTTCCTCGGCGTTCGGTGCTCCCTCCACCACGGGCAACAGCCTCTATGGCCCGCGTCAATTGCAGATCTCGGCCAAGCTGTCGTTCTAA
- a CDS encoding DUF2237 family protein, whose protein sequence is MATESVQPSPRGKNVLGQPMQVCGCDPMTGFYRDGCCNTGPEDLGVHTVCCIVDEKFLATSKALGNDLTTPHPQWGFPGLKPGDRWCVCAARWLQVQQAGAACPIVLEATHENTLKIVPFDLLIQFAVIPDQLH, encoded by the coding sequence ATGGCTACTGAATCGGTTCAACCTTCTCCGCGTGGCAAAAATGTACTTGGGCAGCCGATGCAGGTGTGCGGCTGCGATCCGATGACCGGTTTCTACCGGGACGGCTGCTGCAATACGGGTCCGGAGGATCTTGGGGTGCATACGGTGTGCTGCATCGTGGATGAGAAGTTCCTTGCGACGTCGAAGGCGCTGGGCAACGACTTGACGACGCCGCATCCGCAGTGGGGGTTTCCGGGGCTGAAGCCGGGCGACCGGTGGTGCGTGTGCGCGGCGCGTTGGCTCCAGGTACAGCAGGCTGGAGCGGCGTGTCCGATTGTGCTTGAGGCGACGCATGAAAACACGTTAAAGATTGTGCCGTTCGACCTTCTGATTCAGTTCGCGGTGATCCCGGACCAGTTGCACTGA
- a CDS encoding ABC-F family ATP-binding cassette domain-containing protein produces the protein MISVSNVTMRYGQKLLFEDVSVTFVEGRRYGLTGPNGAGKSTFMKILTGELEQQKGTVVRPRKLGVLSQDQYAFDAYRVIDTVIMGNKPLWAALEEREIIYNKAEMTDEDGSRLGELEGIVGEEDGYEAEANAAILLQGLDIADELHDRKMSELQGGQKVRVLLCQALFGDPQALLLDEPTNYLDLDSINWLQDFLVRYNGTLITISHDRHFLNSVCTHIADIDYETIIVYNGGYDDMVEQKTSVRARIESQNEQREKKISQLNDFIARFSAGTRSSQVNSRKKEVERLALTDVARSNIQRPFIRFEQMRPSGRTILEAEKVNKSYPQKDGKIEHVIQDFTASVSRGDKVVLMGRNGQGKTTMLKALLANGPGVDETDVSIDSGVVKWGHEAQIGYFAQDHKGSIQMGMTASDWLHQFDPQATKEDIRGILGQMLFKGEEGLKMTNALSGGEAARLLFCKLMLQKPNVLVLDEPSNHLDLESINALNLALQKYEGTVFLVTHDLDLINEVATRIWHFHGGPSNFTIEDFKGPYSEYLLQQQMSAAK, from the coding sequence ATGATCTCCGTCTCCAACGTCACCATGCGCTACGGCCAGAAGCTCCTCTTTGAGGATGTCTCCGTTACCTTCGTCGAGGGCCGCCGTTATGGCCTTACCGGGCCGAACGGCGCGGGTAAATCCACCTTCATGAAGATTCTGACGGGCGAACTCGAGCAGCAGAAGGGCACCGTCGTCCGTCCGCGAAAGCTGGGCGTCTTGAGCCAGGACCAGTATGCGTTCGACGCGTATCGCGTGATCGACACCGTGATTATGGGCAACAAGCCGCTGTGGGCTGCGCTCGAAGAGCGGGAGATCATCTACAACAAGGCCGAGATGACGGACGAAGACGGATCGCGTCTGGGTGAGCTCGAAGGCATTGTGGGCGAGGAAGACGGCTACGAGGCCGAGGCGAATGCGGCGATCCTGCTGCAGGGACTGGACATCGCCGATGAGCTGCACGACCGCAAGATGAGCGAGCTACAGGGCGGCCAGAAGGTGCGTGTGCTGCTTTGTCAGGCGCTCTTCGGCGATCCCCAGGCGCTTCTGCTGGACGAGCCTACGAACTATCTGGATCTGGACTCGATCAACTGGCTGCAGGACTTTCTGGTTCGCTATAACGGCACCCTGATCACGATCTCGCACGATCGGCACTTTTTGAACTCGGTGTGCACGCATATCGCGGATATCGATTACGAGACGATCATCGTGTACAACGGCGGATACGACGACATGGTGGAGCAGAAGACCTCGGTCCGCGCCCGAATCGAGAGCCAGAATGAGCAGCGCGAGAAAAAGATTTCGCAGTTGAACGACTTCATCGCGCGCTTCTCGGCGGGTACGCGTTCGAGCCAGGTGAACAGCCGCAAGAAGGAAGTGGAGCGGCTTGCCCTGACGGATGTCGCCCGCTCGAATATCCAGCGGCCCTTCATTCGCTTCGAACAGATGCGCCCTTCCGGCCGAACCATTCTCGAGGCTGAGAAGGTGAACAAGAGCTATCCCCAGAAGGACGGCAAGATCGAGCACGTGATCCAGGACTTTACCGCCTCGGTTTCGCGTGGCGACAAGGTTGTCCTGATGGGCCGCAACGGACAGGGCAAGACGACGATGCTGAAGGCTCTGCTGGCGAACGGTCCAGGCGTGGATGAGACGGACGTTTCGATCGATTCGGGCGTGGTGAAGTGGGGCCATGAGGCGCAGATCGGTTACTTCGCGCAGGATCACAAGGGATCGATCCAGATGGGCATGACGGCGTCGGACTGGTTGCACCAGTTCGACCCGCAGGCGACGAAGGAAGATATCCGCGGCATTCTTGGACAGATGCTGTTCAAGGGCGAAGAAGGCTTGAAGATGACCAATGCGCTCTCCGGTGGAGAGGCGGCGCGTCTTCTGTTTTGCAAGCTGATGCTGCAGAAACCAAACGTGCTGGTGCTGGACGAACCCTCCAATCACCTTGATCTCGAGAGCATCAATGCATTGAATCTGGCTTTGCAGAAGTATGAAGGAACTGTATTCCTGGTGACGCACGATCTGGATCTGATCAATGAAGTGGCGACGCGAATCTGGCACTTCCATGGAGGACCTTCGAACTTTACGATCGAGGACTTCAAGGGGCCGTACTCGGAGTACCTGTTGCAGCAGCAGATGTCGGCTGCGAAGTAG
- a CDS encoding TIM barrel protein codes for MNRRQFAQNAVAMAAGLGAMEILPSLAVAQTAAASPFRFSVMLWTLNKLGPFEQTIELVSKAGYSGIELVGEWRKWSDDEALKTAAHLKTLGLRVDSMAGVKGSFADPDTIDALLADLNLSFAMARKLGCTQIILTTGKRVAKSSFEVCVDNLKKIAVIAEKADIEIVIEPIDLLENATSFLTSVTEAFQMCRAVQSPKIKVLYDVYHEQRQAGNILEKFEKNIDLVSLVHIADVPGRHEPGTGELNYNAVYKLLAKLNYKGYICMEFYPTGDAVTQLRAAREEAIRAARA; via the coding sequence ATGAATCGTCGTCAGTTTGCGCAAAACGCCGTAGCAATGGCCGCAGGTCTGGGTGCCATGGAGATCCTGCCCTCCCTCGCCGTAGCGCAGACCGCCGCCGCGTCGCCCTTCCGCTTCTCCGTCATGCTCTGGACCCTCAACAAGCTCGGCCCCTTCGAGCAGACCATCGAACTGGTCTCGAAGGCAGGGTATAGCGGGATCGAGCTCGTCGGCGAATGGCGCAAATGGTCCGACGACGAAGCCCTCAAAACCGCCGCGCACCTCAAAACCCTCGGCCTCCGCGTCGACTCCATGGCCGGCGTCAAGGGCTCCTTCGCCGACCCCGACACCATCGACGCTCTCCTTGCCGACCTCAACCTCTCCTTCGCCATGGCCCGCAAGCTCGGCTGCACCCAGATCATTCTCACCACCGGCAAGCGCGTCGCGAAGTCCTCCTTCGAGGTTTGCGTCGACAACCTCAAGAAGATCGCGGTCATCGCCGAGAAGGCCGACATCGAGATCGTCATCGAGCCCATCGACCTGCTCGAGAACGCGACGTCCTTCCTGACCTCGGTCACCGAAGCCTTCCAGATGTGCCGCGCTGTCCAAAGCCCCAAGATCAAGGTGCTCTACGACGTCTACCATGAGCAGCGACAGGCCGGGAACATCCTCGAAAAGTTCGAGAAGAACATCGACCTCGTCTCCCTCGTCCACATCGCCGACGTCCCGGGACGACACGAACCCGGCACCGGCGAGCTCAACTACAACGCCGTCTACAAGCTCCTCGCCAAGCTCAACTACAAGGGCTATATCTGCATGGAGTTTTACCCTACCGGCGACGCCGTCACCCAGCTCCGCGCCGCCCGCGAAGAAGCCATCCGCGCCGCACGAGCCTAA
- a CDS encoding c-type cytochrome, whose protein sequence is MQKRYIQFLLGLILLPCAALAQNQGWTVYGGIGGDHYSTLTQIDRTNAKNLKQVWRYDTGDAGILQNTPLIAGRMLYGVTYGEKVIALDATTGKLIWRFDPGVSGSQPVRGACFWQDGGKGRLLVGIMNFLFELDAETGKPVETFGQSGRIDLREGLDMDPKRATVAMTTPGVIYKDSIIVGFRAPETHPAPHGDIRAYDLKTGRMKWTFHTIPHPGEPGYETWPEGAWKNAGAANAWAGLTVDAARGMLFAATGSAVDDFYGGDRAGNNLYANTLLALDAETGRKIWHFQGVHHDIWDRDFPAAPVLATVLHDGKRVDAVAQPTKQGYLYVFDRVTGQSLFPIEEMKVARSDVPGEVSSPTQPHPLAPEPYARQVLTEDDLTQRTPEAHAWALEQFRAMKVGTAQFTPLALDQQTIVTPGYDGGAEWGGPAIDRKTGVLYLNAQEIVTTGALTDNSKPHGPGMTVYLSQCAVCHGEQRLGSPPEFPSLLGVTKRLSNPQIEALIHGGKGRMPSFPNIQGDLLAQMEDFLRTGEDTGPKVTGSQGRRSPAPGTPAAAAANPHGAELFSQNCAVCHGAQATGVPPVFPTLIGVAERLSEPQIADILKDGRGRMPSFAKLSDADRASLVRYLGAGPLPEEKKELEAAGEVHSRYRFTGYRRFFDPEGYPASATPWGTLNAIDLNTGKYLWRIPFGEYPELVAQGMPNTGSANYGGPIVTAGGVMFIAATVYDRQFHVFDTSDGKLLWHTELPYGGLATPATYMIDGKQYVVIAAGGGKDPKHALGGSYIAFALP, encoded by the coding sequence ATGCAAAAGCGCTACATCCAATTCCTCCTCGGCCTCATCCTCCTTCCCTGCGCCGCGCTGGCGCAGAACCAGGGCTGGACCGTCTACGGAGGCATCGGCGGCGACCACTACTCCACTCTCACCCAGATCGACCGCACCAACGCGAAGAACCTCAAGCAGGTCTGGCGCTACGACACCGGCGACGCCGGCATCCTGCAAAACACGCCCCTCATCGCAGGCCGCATGCTCTACGGCGTCACCTACGGCGAGAAAGTCATCGCCCTCGACGCCACCACGGGAAAGCTCATCTGGCGCTTCGACCCCGGGGTCAGCGGTTCGCAGCCCGTCCGCGGCGCATGCTTCTGGCAGGATGGCGGCAAGGGCCGTCTCCTCGTCGGCATCATGAACTTCCTCTTCGAGCTCGACGCCGAAACGGGCAAACCAGTCGAAACGTTTGGACAAAGCGGCCGCATCGACCTCCGCGAAGGCCTCGACATGGACCCCAAGCGGGCCACCGTCGCGATGACCACCCCGGGCGTCATCTACAAGGACTCCATCATCGTGGGCTTCCGCGCGCCCGAAACCCACCCCGCCCCGCACGGCGATATCCGCGCCTACGACCTCAAAACCGGCAGGATGAAGTGGACCTTTCACACCATCCCCCACCCCGGCGAGCCCGGCTACGAGACCTGGCCCGAGGGAGCATGGAAGAACGCCGGCGCAGCCAACGCATGGGCCGGCCTCACGGTCGACGCCGCCCGCGGCATGCTCTTCGCCGCCACCGGCTCCGCCGTCGACGACTTCTACGGTGGCGACCGGGCCGGCAACAACCTCTATGCCAACACCCTCCTCGCGCTCGACGCCGAGACCGGCAGGAAGATCTGGCACTTCCAGGGCGTACACCACGATATCTGGGACCGCGACTTCCCCGCCGCCCCCGTCCTCGCAACTGTTCTGCACGATGGAAAGCGCGTCGACGCCGTGGCGCAACCCACCAAGCAGGGCTACCTCTATGTCTTCGACCGGGTCACCGGCCAATCCCTCTTCCCCATCGAGGAGATGAAGGTCGCCAGGAGCGACGTCCCGGGCGAGGTAAGCTCGCCGACCCAGCCGCACCCGCTCGCCCCGGAACCCTACGCCCGGCAGGTCCTCACCGAAGACGACCTTACCCAACGCACCCCCGAGGCCCACGCCTGGGCACTCGAACAGTTTCGCGCAATGAAGGTCGGCACCGCCCAGTTCACACCCCTCGCCCTCGACCAGCAGACCATCGTCACCCCCGGCTACGACGGCGGAGCCGAGTGGGGCGGACCCGCGATCGACCGCAAGACCGGCGTCCTCTACCTGAACGCCCAGGAGATCGTCACCACAGGAGCCCTGACCGACAACAGCAAGCCCCACGGCCCCGGCATGACCGTATACCTCAGCCAGTGCGCCGTCTGCCACGGCGAGCAGAGGCTCGGCTCACCACCCGAGTTCCCCTCGCTCCTCGGCGTCACCAAACGGCTCTCCAACCCGCAGATCGAGGCACTGATCCACGGCGGCAAGGGCCGCATGCCCTCTTTTCCAAACATCCAGGGCGATCTTCTGGCTCAGATGGAAGACTTTCTCCGCACCGGAGAGGACACAGGCCCTAAAGTTACAGGATCGCAGGGCAGACGGTCTCCCGCACCCGGCACACCCGCCGCTGCCGCCGCCAATCCCCACGGTGCAGAGCTCTTCAGCCAGAACTGCGCCGTCTGCCACGGAGCGCAGGCGACCGGCGTACCGCCCGTCTTTCCTACTCTTATCGGCGTAGCGGAGCGCCTCAGTGAGCCCCAGATCGCAGACATCCTGAAGGACGGCAGAGGCCGCATGCCCTCCTTCGCGAAGCTCTCCGATGCCGACCGCGCCTCGCTCGTCCGCTATCTCGGCGCAGGCCCTCTCCCCGAGGAGAAGAAAGAGCTCGAAGCCGCCGGAGAGGTCCATTCCCGATACCGCTTCACCGGCTACCGGCGCTTCTTCGATCCAGAAGGCTACCCCGCCAGCGCAACGCCCTGGGGCACTCTGAATGCGATCGACCTCAACACCGGCAAGTACCTCTGGCGCATCCCCTTCGGCGAGTATCCCGAGCTCGTCGCCCAGGGCATGCCGAACACCGGCAGCGCCAACTACGGCGGTCCCATCGTCACCGCCGGCGGCGTCATGTTCATCGCAGCCACCGTCTACGACCGCCAGTTCCACGTCTTCGACACGAGCGACGGAAAGCTCCTCTGGCACACGGAGCTGCCCTACGGAGGACTCGCCACCCCGGCGACCTACATGATCGACGGCAAGCAATACGTGGTCATCGCAGCCGGTGGAGGCAAAGACCCGAAGCACGCCCTGGGCGGCAGTTACATCGCCTTCGCCTTACCCTAA
- a CDS encoding sugar phosphate isomerase/epimerase family protein, translating to MQLGIFDPIFGRLSLDAMLEQIGQYREITAIELGTGGYPGSDHVAVDALLASKDKVREFCTRFEDAGLTISALSCHANPLHPHEKVAHDADTVFRKTVRLAERLDVATVVTLSGCPGGAPGDMTPNWITTPWPPDYVSALNWQWEERLIPYWREAAQFAAHAGVRIAIEARPGFCVYNTSTLQRLRHATSKTIGMNLDPSHLWWQGMDVPAVIGALGEAIHHVHAKDLSLSPRKIAKDGLLDNRGYDELGQRPWMYRAVGWGHTEFEWRAVLSALRLAGYDGALSIEHEDALIAPDEGLASAVQFLSRILLQEKPVEAWWSKT from the coding sequence ATGCAACTCGGTATCTTCGATCCCATCTTCGGCCGGCTTAGCCTGGATGCCATGTTGGAACAGATCGGGCAGTATCGCGAGATCACAGCGATTGAACTGGGTACGGGCGGGTATCCGGGGAGCGACCATGTGGCGGTGGATGCGCTGCTGGCAAGCAAGGACAAGGTGCGTGAGTTTTGCACGCGGTTTGAGGATGCGGGGCTGACGATCTCGGCGCTGTCGTGTCACGCGAACCCGCTGCATCCGCATGAGAAGGTGGCGCACGATGCGGATACGGTGTTTCGCAAGACGGTGCGGCTGGCGGAGAGGCTGGATGTTGCGACGGTGGTGACGCTCTCGGGCTGTCCGGGCGGAGCACCGGGGGATATGACGCCGAATTGGATTACGACACCGTGGCCTCCGGACTATGTGAGCGCGCTGAACTGGCAGTGGGAGGAGAGACTGATTCCTTACTGGCGGGAGGCGGCGCAGTTTGCCGCGCATGCCGGAGTGAGGATCGCGATCGAGGCGCGGCCGGGGTTCTGTGTGTACAACACGAGTACGCTCCAGAGGCTGCGGCACGCGACGTCGAAGACGATCGGGATGAATCTGGATCCGAGCCATCTGTGGTGGCAGGGGATGGATGTGCCGGCGGTGATCGGGGCTCTGGGTGAGGCGATTCACCATGTGCATGCGAAGGATCTTTCGCTGTCGCCACGGAAGATCGCCAAGGATGGCTTGCTCGATAACCGAGGGTACGACGAGCTGGGGCAGAGGCCCTGGATGTACAGGGCTGTGGGGTGGGGGCATACGGAGTTCGAGTGGAGAGCTGTACTTTCGGCGCTGCGGCTGGCGGGGTATGACGGGGCGCTGAGCATCGAGCATGAGGATGCGCTGATCGCCCCGGATGAGGGGCTGGCTTCGGCAGTGCAGTTTCTTTCGCGGATCCTGTTGCAGGAGAAGCCGGTCGAGGCCTGGTGGAGCAAGACTTAG
- a CDS encoding LacI family DNA-binding transcriptional regulator — protein MPGRLKPTNSMPTLVHVAKLAGVGLGTASRALSGQGYVSEETSARIRKAVEQLGYQRNELARSLKVKRSGAIGLVIPDVGGPFMAGCVRAIQKVFRQAGYTCIITFTDGDEKVETEEVDYLTRHQVDGILIVPSPGSGAHFRTPQMAHTPLVTFDQPVEKQDYDAILIKNRHYAREAVEHLIGHGHKRIAALGVNRHHYTIQQRMEGYRVAMKAAGLSPMLEIVDPEGGGIPKQLDAWLAMKPAPTALFSLNELTTLEAVEALAERGIKMPEQIAFIGFDDIQLGPYLDPPLTAVVQPAAEIGEKAARRLLERIDAKEKLPSKRMMLEAALVVRGSCGCPVVKKSR, from the coding sequence ATGCCAGGCCGTTTGAAACCGACCAACTCGATGCCGACGCTGGTGCATGTCGCGAAGCTGGCTGGTGTCGGTCTGGGGACGGCTTCGCGGGCGCTGAGTGGACAGGGGTATGTCAGCGAGGAGACCTCGGCACGGATCCGCAAGGCGGTGGAGCAGCTTGGGTATCAGCGCAACGAGCTGGCCCGGAGTCTGAAGGTCAAGCGCTCGGGCGCGATCGGGCTGGTGATTCCGGATGTGGGTGGGCCGTTTATGGCGGGTTGCGTGCGGGCGATCCAGAAGGTGTTCCGGCAGGCGGGCTATACCTGCATCATCACGTTTACGGATGGCGATGAGAAGGTGGAGACCGAGGAGGTCGACTACCTGACGCGGCACCAGGTGGATGGGATTCTGATTGTGCCTTCGCCGGGTTCGGGCGCGCACTTCCGGACGCCGCAGATGGCGCATACGCCTCTGGTGACGTTCGACCAGCCGGTGGAGAAGCAGGACTATGACGCGATCCTGATCAAGAACCGGCACTATGCGCGGGAGGCCGTGGAGCACCTGATCGGGCATGGACATAAGAGGATCGCGGCGCTGGGGGTAAACCGGCATCACTATACGATTCAGCAGCGGATGGAGGGCTACCGGGTGGCGATGAAGGCTGCGGGACTGTCGCCGATGCTGGAGATCGTCGATCCGGAGGGCGGAGGAATTCCGAAGCAGTTGGATGCGTGGCTGGCGATGAAGCCCGCGCCGACCGCGCTGTTCAGTCTGAATGAGCTGACGACGCTGGAGGCGGTGGAGGCCCTGGCGGAGCGCGGGATCAAGATGCCGGAGCAGATTGCGTTTATTGGATTCGACGATATTCAATTGGGACCTTATCTGGATCCTCCGTTGACGGCGGTGGTGCAGCCGGCGGCAGAGATTGGAGAGAAGGCGGCGCGGCGGCTGCTGGAGCGTATTGACGCGAAGGAGAAGCTGCCGTCGAAGAGGATGATGCTGGAGGCCGCTCTGGTGGTGCGCGGGTCGTGCGGATGCCCGGTGGTGAAGAAGAGCCGGTAG